From a single Leishmania donovani BPK282A1 complete genome, chromosome 17 genomic region:
- a CDS encoding cytidine deaminase-like protein, whose translation MPAIKWSSPVVRNELMSLTRLPAEMQRAAAAAVAAHKNAYSPYSNFSVGAALLHDDGSVTAGCNYENCTLQSCCAERCAIVRANMEGHRRANAVAVYGRSYGAATPTNPPPADALCPPCGLCRQLLVEVADLSQNFEEFMVVLVALDAQRAKVVRLADLVPAKFGPADMGMDVTRLGCHPSA comes from the coding sequence ATGCCCGCCATCAAGTGGTCTTCGCCGGTGGTGCGGAATGAGCTCATGTCCCTGACGAGGCTGCCGGCGGAGATgcagcgggcggcggcggcggctgtcgcgGCGCACAAGAACGCGTATTCCCCTTACTCGAACTTTTCCGTTGGCGCCGCCCTTCtccacgacgacggcagcgtcacggCCGGGTGCAATTACGAGAACTGCACGCTGCAATCATGCTGTGCCGAGCGCTGCGCCATTGTGCGAGCCAACATGGAGGGTCACCGGCGCGCGAACGCTGTGGCTGTGTACGGCCGCAGctacggcgccgccaccccgACAAACCCCCCTCCGGCCGACGCTCTTTGCCCCCCGTGCGGCCTGTGCCGACAGCTACTGGTCGAGGTGGCCGACCTCTCCCAGAACTTTGAGGAGTTCATGGTGGTTCTCGTCGCGCTTGATGCACAGCGAGCTAAGGTAGTACGGCTGGCAGATCTCGTGCCGGCGAAGTTTGGCCCGGCTGACATGGGCATGGACGTAACGCGGCTGGGCTGCCACCCCTCTGCATAG